One stretch of Aquimarina sp. Aq107 DNA includes these proteins:
- a CDS encoding lipopolysaccharide kinase InaA family protein: MKKNLVVHPGHTDLTPAIEKAIVDFDNHKEILGDAERNVIKIVTVGDKKFAIKSFKIPNIVNQIVYRFFRKSKAERSYRYANKLLELEIKTPFPIAYEIRSTSFLFKKSFYISELVEADLTYRELTTDFSISDHEEILRAFTRFTYTLHKNGVNFLDHSPGNTLIKRKENGYDFYLVDLNRMEFGNMNLETRIKNFARLTIHKSMIEVMSDEYAKCSGEDKAKVFDLMWGYTKDFQHRFYRKIRIKKRIFFWKKKYKERVSKSPI; this comes from the coding sequence ATGAAAAAAAACTTGGTTGTACATCCAGGTCATACTGATTTGACTCCAGCTATTGAAAAGGCAATTGTTGATTTTGATAATCATAAAGAAATTTTAGGAGATGCTGAACGAAATGTCATAAAGATAGTTACTGTAGGGGATAAGAAATTTGCTATCAAATCTTTTAAAATCCCCAATATTGTCAACCAAATTGTTTACAGGTTTTTTAGAAAATCAAAGGCGGAGCGATCATATAGATATGCTAATAAACTATTAGAATTAGAGATTAAGACTCCTTTTCCAATTGCCTATGAAATAAGGAGTACTTCTTTTCTATTTAAAAAGAGTTTTTATATAAGTGAATTAGTAGAAGCTGATCTTACCTATAGAGAATTAACTACTGATTTTAGCATTTCTGATCATGAAGAAATACTAAGAGCTTTTACTAGGTTTACATATACTTTACATAAGAATGGAGTGAACTTTTTGGATCATTCTCCTGGAAATACTTTAATAAAAAGAAAGGAAAACGGTTATGATTTTTATTTAGTAGATCTTAATCGCATGGAATTTGGTAACATGAATCTTGAAACTCGTATTAAAAATTTTGCACGTTTAACTATTCATAAATCTATGATAGAAGTTATGAGTGATGAATATGCAAAATGTAGTGGAGAAGATAAGGCAAAGGTATTTGATCTTATGTGGGGATATACCAAAGATTTTCAACATCGTTTTTATCGTAAAATACGTATTAAAAAGAGAATATTTTTTTGGAAGAAAAAATACAAAGAAAGAGTGTCTAAAAGTCCTATTTAG
- a CDS encoding bifunctional 2-polyprenyl-6-hydroxyphenol methylase/3-demethylubiquinol 3-O-methyltransferase UbiG, with protein MDYENKPSGYYDNIRDEMIQYLPENPKTIIDVGCGNGAFAEVLKNTTGAEVWGIEYMDKEAQVAKSKLHKVYSGRCEDYIDELPDKYFDAIYFNDVLEHLVDPYLVLDKIKHKLTANGVLISSIPNVRYHNTFMKVLVQKDWKYEDFGVMDRTHLRFFTKKSIQRMYEDLGYEVLVHTGINRSRSIKPYLYNIPVLFTQLDIRYPQYATVAKFENT; from the coding sequence ATGGATTACGAAAATAAACCTAGTGGTTACTACGACAATATTAGAGACGAAATGATTCAGTATTTGCCGGAAAACCCCAAAACTATTATTGATGTTGGCTGTGGAAATGGAGCTTTTGCTGAAGTCTTAAAAAATACAACAGGCGCAGAGGTTTGGGGTATAGAATATATGGACAAAGAAGCTCAAGTAGCCAAGAGTAAATTGCATAAAGTTTATTCTGGCAGATGTGAAGATTATATAGATGAATTGCCAGATAAGTATTTTGATGCAATTTATTTTAATGATGTATTAGAGCATTTGGTAGATCCTTATTTAGTTTTGGATAAGATAAAGCATAAATTGACTGCAAACGGTGTGCTGATTAGTTCTATTCCTAATGTCAGATATCATAATACCTTTATGAAAGTTCTTGTTCAGAAAGATTGGAAATACGAGGATTTTGGTGTTATGGATAGAACGCATCTACGTTTTTTTACAAAAAAAAGTATTCAAAGGATGTATGAAGATCTAGGTTATGAGGTTTTAGTACATACAGGTATTAACCGAAGTAGATCTATAAAACCGTACTTGTATAACATTCCGGTATTATTTACTCAACTAGATATTAGGTATCCTCAATACGCAACTGTAGCAAAATTCGAAAACACCTAA
- a CDS encoding glycosyltransferase family 2 protein — MKDISIILINYNSSSFTIDCIKSIIEKTSNDISYEFIVVDNASELDDYLLLDKKIKELQVSNLKLIQSKYNTGFGGGNMHGIQFSNGKYYAFVNNDTILQNDCLNIVFNFLEKTEDASICAPQQYNEQGEVQKSFDHFLSLRRELFGRKLLEKLNPTKYPKRKKIYDTPVKVQSVPGSFLVVSADAFEKVGGFDTNIFLYYEETDLCYRISKNISNGLCYLVPQGRYTHFKGQSTQKSIAIKKELKISLLYVLRKNSGYIAYQVLRSWLTFKFFFKSIIKPKNFSLFILFLKGASLSESLKLKQTIARK, encoded by the coding sequence ATGAAAGATATTTCGATTATACTAATCAATTACAATTCTTCTTCTTTTACTATAGATTGCATTAAGTCAATTATAGAGAAAACATCAAACGACATATCTTATGAATTTATTGTAGTTGATAACGCCTCAGAATTAGATGATTATCTTCTATTGGACAAAAAGATTAAAGAATTACAAGTCTCAAATCTAAAACTAATCCAAAGTAAGTATAATACTGGTTTTGGAGGAGGAAATATGCACGGAATACAATTTTCTAATGGAAAATATTACGCTTTCGTTAATAACGATACCATCCTACAAAATGATTGCCTAAATATTGTTTTTAATTTTCTAGAAAAAACGGAAGATGCATCAATATGTGCTCCTCAACAGTATAATGAACAAGGAGAGGTACAAAAGTCATTTGATCATTTTCTTTCTTTGCGTAGAGAATTATTTGGAAGAAAGTTATTAGAGAAACTTAACCCAACAAAATATCCTAAGAGAAAGAAAATCTATGATACTCCCGTTAAAGTACAAAGTGTACCTGGATCATTTTTAGTTGTTTCGGCAGATGCTTTCGAAAAAGTTGGAGGTTTTGATACTAATATATTTTTATATTACGAAGAAACAGATCTTTGCTATAGAATTTCGAAGAACATATCAAATGGTCTTTGTTATCTTGTTCCGCAGGGTCGTTACACTCATTTTAAGGGACAAAGTACTCAGAAAAGTATAGCCATTAAAAAGGAATTAAAAATTTCGCTATTATATGTTCTTAGAAAAAACTCTGGATACATAGCCTATCAGGTATTAAGATCTTGGTTAACCTTTAAGTTCTTTTTTAAATCTATTATTAAACCCAAAAACTTTTCTCTTTTTATACTTTTTCTAAAAGGCGCTTCTTTATCAGAGTCATTAAAATTAAAACAAACAATTGCAAGAAAGTAG
- a CDS encoding glycosyltransferase family 4 protein — MHILHLSAVKNWGGGENHIENLCSELALSNPEVRNTIFCVKNGAFHKRLKKTKLNFIPATLWPKFDPRFFIKLGQVCKKQKVDIIHIHDPSAILLAILADKFYKLPPFVFSKKTSFPIKQRKKTLYKYNYTKIKKVLCVSEETQKIASVGIEDQEKLITIYHGTNLKTKSTETPFLLREKYNLASDKVIIGNIANHIRAKHLDTLVDVVDSIINKQKRKEFFFIQIGTFTDRTEALKERIKTLNLENHIEFLGYTPNASNFLPQFDISLITSQSEGVPQVIYESFYHKTPVISTDVGGIPEIVDQDINGLLSPMHTPESLSKHIIELSENPLKQKSFVDKGYEKLITKFTTANMAKQTLEVYKNIMLD; from the coding sequence ATGCATATTTTACATTTATCTGCTGTTAAAAACTGGGGTGGTGGCGAAAACCATATAGAAAACTTATGCTCTGAGCTAGCGTTATCAAATCCTGAAGTAAGGAATACAATTTTTTGTGTAAAAAATGGTGCATTTCATAAAAGATTAAAAAAAACCAAATTAAATTTTATTCCTGCTACTCTATGGCCAAAATTTGATCCTAGATTTTTTATAAAATTAGGTCAAGTATGCAAAAAACAAAAAGTAGACATCATCCACATTCATGATCCTAGTGCTATATTACTAGCCATTTTAGCAGATAAATTTTATAAACTACCTCCATTTGTTTTTAGTAAAAAAACTTCTTTTCCTATTAAACAACGTAAAAAGACATTGTACAAGTACAACTATACTAAAATTAAAAAAGTACTTTGTGTATCCGAAGAAACTCAGAAAATTGCCTCTGTAGGAATTGAAGACCAGGAAAAACTAATTACTATTTACCATGGAACAAATCTAAAAACCAAAAGTACAGAAACACCTTTTTTACTTAGGGAGAAATACAATCTAGCAAGTGACAAAGTCATCATAGGAAACATAGCTAATCACATTAGAGCTAAACATTTAGACACCTTAGTTGATGTTGTAGACAGTATTATTAATAAACAGAAAAGAAAAGAATTCTTCTTTATACAAATAGGTACGTTTACTGACAGAACTGAGGCTTTAAAAGAACGAATTAAAACATTAAATTTAGAAAACCATATAGAGTTTTTAGGATATACTCCAAATGCCTCTAACTTTTTACCACAATTTGATATAAGCCTTATTACTTCTCAAAGCGAAGGTGTTCCTCAGGTGATATATGAATCTTTTTATCATAAAACTCCAGTAATAAGTACTGATGTGGGTGGAATTCCAGAAATTGTTGACCAAGATATTAATGGCTTATTAAGTCCTATGCATACTCCTGAAAGTCTTTCTAAACATATTATAGAACTTTCAGAAAACCCATTAAAACAAAAGAGTTTTGTTGATAAAGGGTATGAAAAACTTATTACAAAATTCACAACAGCTAATATGGCTAA